The Cloacibacterium sp. TD35 region CCATTGTTTTTTGTACCTTTATAAATGGTGATTTCTAATAAATCTTGGCCATTAAAAATAGCAGAAGCTTTGCCATGGTATTCGTTTTCTTTTTCCCAATCTGTGACGATGTCTGTGTATTTACGATTGATGTTTTTCAGTAAAATATTTCGAATGTTAATCTCAAAATTGTTGAAATTCACCATCGTTTTATCAAAAAATAATTTGCTGATATTGGTTACGCAATTCCCGAAATTATCAATGTACATCACTTCGCCAATCAGCATTTTTTCGGGTTCATTAAAGTAAGGTTTTGCAAAAGTAGTACACTTGTATTGCTTAATTTTTCTACCGATGAGTTCTGGCAAACCACCCTTAGTCAAATGTGCTGCGACGGGAACGAAAATATCTACACTCGCAAATTTTACCTCGTCGTCAAAACGATTATTGATGGTAATTTCGTAAATGGCTTCTGGTTTTTGGTCAAAAAAAGTGAGACTCATCAAACCATTGTCAGCGGTAATAAAATAATGCCCATCCATTTTTAACAAAAGATTTTTACGGTCTTTGTGAAAAAAACTGTCTACGGAAACAATATGCACACTCTCTTTAGGGAAATGTGCGTATGCATTTCTAAGAATATAAGCGGTTTGGATAAGATTATACGCCCCAATTTCATGGGTAATATCAATAATTCTAGCATCTGGATTAAGCTGGAGAATACTGCCTTTAATGGCTGAAACTCTGTGGTCTAGATTTCCATAATCTGATGTAAGGGTAATTATTGGCATTTTTAATAGTAAAAATTTGAAAAAACAAAGATATTGCTTATTTTTGGTAAGATAAAATTTTTAAAAATATAAACAATTTGTACGAAATCACTTACGAACTCAGGGGAATAGACACTAAAATTTTTTATGGTGTTAATAATCAGTATTTTAATTTGCTGAAATCTACTTTTCCTACGCTGAAAATCACGGGGAGAGATAATTTCATTTTTGCAATGGGAAATCAGGAAACTCTAGATGTACTTAAGCAGAAATTAGATGATATCGTGAGTTATATTTCTACCAATAATTCTATTGGACTTAAAGATTTAGAAAACATTCTCAAAATAAAAAGTGAAGAGGAAAAACAATTGGTTTTTGACCAAGATATAATTGTAAAAGGCGTAAATGGTAAGGTAATCAAAGCTAAAACGACCAACCTTAAAAAATTAGTAAAGGAATGTGATAAGAAGGATATGGTTTTTGCCATCGGTCCTGCAGGAACAGGGAAAACCTATACCAGTGTTGCTTTGGCAGTGAGAGCATTAAAAGATAAAGAGGTAAAAAGAATCATTTTAACCAGACCCGCAGTAGAAGCAGGAGAGAGTTTAGGGTTTTTGCCTGGCGACCTCAAGGAAAAGCTAGATCCTTATTTACAGCCGCTTTATGATGCGCTTAGAGATATGATTCCTTTTGAGAAATTAGAAGGTTATATAGAACGTAATATAATAGAAGTAGCCCCATTGGCTTTTATGAGAGGAAGAACTCTAGATGAAGCTTTTGTAATTCTAGATGAGGCGCAGAATACTACACACTCTCAAATGAAAATGTTTCTGACGAGAATGGGTATGAATGCTAAATTTATTATTACTGGAGACCCTAGTCAGGTAGATTTACCGCCTAAACAACATTCTGGCCTAAAAGAAGCCATGAGAATTCTAAAAGGTGTTCATGAAATAGGTTTTGTACATCTTACAGAAGAAGATGTGGTAAGACACCCTGTAGTGAAAAAAATTATCTTGGCTTATAACTCCGAAGAGAAAAGACAAAGAGAAGAATAAACTAAAAAATCCTGAGAAATTTTTCTCAGGATTTTTTTATATCATTAATTAAAAATTTTATTTTCCAAAAAGGTTACCGCCCATTCCCGGCATACTTGGCATACCTTTGCTCATCATCTGCATGAGTTGTTTTCCTTGAGGTCCTTGCATCATCTTCATCATTTTGCCCATCTGTTCGAATTGTTTCATCAGTGCATTTACATCTTCTAATTTTCTACCAGCACCTTTAGCGATTCTTTTTTTACGGTTCATATCAATCACAGAAGGTCTTCTTCTTTCTTCTGGAGTCATAGAGTAAATAATGGCTTCTATATGCTTGAAGGCATCATCATTAATGTCTACATCTTTTATCGCTTTTCCTACGCCTGGTAACATTCCCATTAAGTCTTTCATGTTACCCATTTTTTTGATTTGGTTAATCTGCGTTAAGAAATCATCAAAACCAAATTCATTTTTAGCGATTTTTTTATGAAGTTTTTTAGCTTCTTCTTCGTCAAATTGTTCTTGAGCTCTTTCTACTAAGGAAACTACGTCTCCCATTCCTAGAATTCTGTCTGCCATTCTTTCTGGGTAGAATAGGTCTAGAGCTTCCATTTTTTCGCCAGTAGAAATAAACTTAATTGGCTTATGAACGACAGAACGAACAGTAAGCGCAGCACCACCTCTGGTATCACCATCTAATTTGGTAAGAACTACACCATTGTAATCTAAAACATGGTTAAAGGCAAGAGCTGTATTTACCGCATCTTGACCCGTCATCGCATCTACTACGAAAAGGGTTTCGGTAGGTTTTACGGCTTGGTGAACGTTTCTGATTTCGTTCATCATGGCTTCATCTATGGCAAGACGACCTGCGGTATCTATAATCACTACATCATGCTTGTTATCTTTAGCAAACTGAATAGCGTTTTTAGAAATCTCTACAGGATTTTTATTTTCGATTTCTTTATAAATGGTTACGCCTACTTGGTCTGCAAGAACAGTTAACTGGTCTATTGCAGCGGGTCTGTAAACGTCACACGCAACCAATAAAGGGTTTTTGCTTCTTTTTTGTTTTAAATAATTGGCTAATTTTCCAGAAAAAGTAGTTTTACCAGAACCTTGTAAACCAGCAATTAAAATAATGGTAGGTTTGTCAGAAAGATTGATGCCTTCCTGAGTAGTACCCATCAATTCTACCAATTCATCATGTACAATCTTGGTCATCAATTGCCCTGGAGTAATAGAGGTAAGCACGTTTTGTCCTAGTGCTTTGTCTTGAACTCTTTTGGTAAGGTCTTTGGCTACTTTGTAATTAACATCGGCATCTACCAGAGCGCGGCGAATTTCTTTAACTGTTTCTGCTACGTTAATTTCTGTAATTTTTCCTCGGCCTTGAATGTTTTGTAAGGCTTTATCTAGCTTGTCCTGAAGACTATTAAACATATTGAATGATTTTTTAAGATGTGCAAAAATAAGGAATTTTGTTGGTTTTTCAAGTTGATTTTACTTTACTCTTTATTAAAACTCAAAAAGATTAATTTTTACAGTAAACTTATCTTATTCGCTTTTATCGGTTATAAATTTGAAGAATTGATTGTTCAATTTTATTTCTTTGATTCTTTTATCCTGTTGATTTTTTTGTTCTAGAATTACATCATCATAATCTACATCTAGAATTAGACTAATTTTTGTTTTCAAACTGTTTAAGGTAGCTTCTCTTTTACGCAGTACAGTATTAATACTCTGGCTGTTAATAGATTTTTCTATGATTCCATTAAGGTTATGAATAAGGATGTAATTTTCTAAATTATTCATGAGATAACTTAAAAGAGATTGTTCTAATGATGATAAGTTCTCAATTATTGAGCCATTGTAATGAAATAAATCATTTTCTGGGTCATATAAAATAATTGATTTTTTTCTGTAGTAATTGATTTATGTCTTGTTTTTTTCTTTTTCTTCGTTTTAATTTTTAACCAAAATACTATTGATAAGAATGATATAAAAACACCACCATATATCCAGTTAGAGTAATAAAAAATAGGATTGGTGTAAAATTTATCTACTTCTATTGGGTTTTGAAAAAAATCTTTTAGAGGAATAGAGGTGAACTCTACCTGTCTCGTAGCTGTTTTTACAGTTAGGTAATTGAGTGTTTTATTTTTAGGATTATAAATAATTTTTTCATTATTTATAGGGATTTTGGTTTTATAATAGGTGATTTTATTATTTAAAATATCTACAATAGCAGAATATCCAAAATCAGTAATATAAATTTTTTGGTCAGCTATGAAGTTATTTTTTCCTAAGCCATTATAAAAAGGAATATTGTATTTTAAATTCACTATTCCTATTGATTCCCATGTATAATTTTTTAGATTATATTTCCATAATTTATTAGGATTGTTGGGCTTAGGTCCAAAGCTTATTTCGTCTTCTCTATACCCACCGAATAAATAAAAATGGTTTCCTATTAGTATGTGGTACTGATCTGTTCCAGGGAAAGGTTTTTCTTTACTTTTGTTGCCTACTAGAAACCATTCTTTTGTAGAAAAGTCAAATTTGGTAAGTATATTCTTGTAGGTAAATAGCCCATATCCTCCAAAAAGATACATTTCATTATTGTACTGGAAATGAGAAGCATGGAATTGGTTTTTATGAAGGAACGAATGATCAATTCTTTTTAAATGCCCATCACTATACTCTAAAACTACGCCTCCGCCACTATTTACAAAATAATTTTTTTGGTTAATGCTATATTGATATTCATAAAAGGAAAGATTTTCTGGAAAATCTCCTTTAATCAATTTTTGTTTTTTATTGAACCCATTTGTATAAATTATAGAATCATTTTTTATGATTTTTATATCTTGAGTTTTAGCGTCTAAAAAAATATAATATTGATTTTTTATCTTATCTTCTTGAGAAAAGGACAAAATAAATGAGAATAAGAGGTTAAATAATATAATTTTCGTACTCCATGTATACATACCGTGTTTTTTTATTAATTTTTTTTTCAAAATTAAATTTTTTTAATTAAATGCTAAAAAATAAAATGGATGTATGTATACATAATGTATAATTGTGTGTGATTTTTCATGAATAAAATGTTATGATTCATAAATTTGGATGTATAATTTTAATTATATAAAGCGTCTAAAAATCATACAAACCAATGAAAAACAAAACTAAAAACTTTTTAAACCTATGTACTTCAATTTTAATAGTTACCATTTGGAACTATTTTCCTTACAAATCAGCTTGTTTTAATTGTGATGGCAATTCAGATTTTTGGTGGAACTTGCCTATTCATCAATTGGATTATCAAGGAATAAACTGGGATAGCTATTTTTTTATTAATTTTATATTTACCATTTTGGCTATTTTTTTTAGCCAATCTATAATTATTATTTCATCAAACTTTGATAATTTAAAACTACAAAATATTAGATTATTTATTCATAACTATATGTTTGTTGATCAAAATAGACATACGTAGTCAATAAAAAAAGCGACCTTTTAAAAAGTCGCTTTCGTGTATATAGAATACCAAAAAGAGATTACGCTAATTTTACTTGAGTAGCATTTAATCCTTTTTGTCCTTGTGTTACTTGGTACACAACTTTGTCATTTTCTTTAATTGTTCTAGTGCTTAGACCAGAAGAATGTACAAAAATGTCATCTCCTCCATTGTTTGGAGTAATAAATCCGAAACCTTTTGTTTCGTTATAAAATTTTACGGTGCCTTCTTGCATAGTAATGGGTTTTAAATAGGCATTTTTAGGATGCCTTTGGTTAATGTATTAAGAAATAGTAAACCTTAGTTTTTATTTCTTAACGGTTAATAGCGCTTTTGCGCACTTTATGAAGTAAAGAGAATTAAAATCAATGGAAATAATTCCATTTTTTTTGTTCTCGTTATTTAATCAGTTCTATATTGATTGCAGAGAATCCTTTGGCTGATCTTTCTTTTTCGAAAGATACTTTGTGTCCTTTTTTAAGAAGTTCTTTGGCATTATTTTGGTGGAAAAATACATTTTCTTTTGAGCGGTCTTCGGTGATGAAACCATAACCTTTTTCGCTTAAGAAAGTGATAATTCCAGATTTTCTAGTTTCTTCTTCAGGAATAGGAGCAGCTCCTAATTGAATATCGTCTAGAGAAACCTCTTGTCTTTTTTCTGGCGGAGTAGTTGTAATTCTTCCGAACTCATCTACATAGGAAAACATATCTTCTAGTTCTTTTCCTTTGTTGTTGTTCGCTTTACGCTCTTCACGGCGCTGTGCTTTTTCTTTTTGTTTTTGAATTTTTTTCTTAAAGTTTTCTTTTTTTGAGAAAGAATCTGCCATAAATAATGTTCTGTTTGTTTTTTAATGAATGATAAAACCAATGGTTATTGGTGTATTGCGTGCTATAAGAAATCTACTGTTTTATAAACAGAGCGCTTATATCATAAGGATCAGGGGAACTTCGTCCAGGTTATTTTGCCTTGTTTTGCTTTCAGGGTTATGTGCATCTGTGAGGTGTTATTCTAAAAAGGGACGCTGAAAAAGCAAAAACTGAAAAAGAAATAAAAAAATATTCTAAACTGTAACAGATAGCAAAGGCAGTAACCTATTTTATAAATTATTCTACAAAGGTACACTAAATAAATGACGTGACCTAATGATGAGTTTTTGGGTGAGGATTTCACCATGATTAGGGTTGGGGTTGAATCAAGTGGCAATCAAAGTGCAGTCTTGTTCGGAAAAAGTACCGTTTTTCCGAAGCAGACTCGAACTTGATTCGAACAAGACTCGAAGGAAAGTGGAAAAAAGGAGAGTAAATGAGTGTGTTTTTTTGGAGATAATAAGAGAGGGTGATGTCTAGTTGTACAGCAACTGAGGTGCAATTATCCTGCCTCTATCCTGCAATTATCTAGGAGGGTTCTATTAAGTAAATTACTGATGATTTTATTACATGTGTTAGTAAGGTGATATCTATGATTTATTTAATAAATTGATATTCAGTTGGTTTTTGTTTTTGTTGGAAAGTTGTTTTGAAAAAATAATAAGGGGTTGTTAACGCTTTTTAACGCCTAAAATGATTCGTTTCTGTAAAACTACATCTAGATTTGCAGCATTAAAAATTAATAAAAAAAGATATTTATGAAACAAAATTATTTTCTTAGACTTCTTAAGTCTTTAATCATTTCTATTTTTGCTTTTGGTACATGTGTACAATTTTTTGGACAAACGTCTACTACCATTGCATCAAATGTTGATCCTTATGGGATTGCGGTAGATTCTAATGGTAATGTTTTTTTTGGGGATCTTACTACATTTGAAGTAAAAAAAATAGATGCAATTACTGGAGTGGTTACAACCTTTGTTTCACTAGGAGCCTACACTTATCCTTATGGATTAGCAGTGGATTCAAAAGGGAATGTTTATGTTTCTCTTTATACAATGATAAGAAAATTTAATTCTGATGGTGTAAAGGTAAAAGACATTGGGCCAGTTTATTCTCCTTATGGTTTGGCTGTAGATGGTGCAGATAATTTGTATGTTGCCAATAGTGGAAGTAATAATGTTCTTAAATTTCCTGCAGATGGATCAGCAAGTAAGACATTAGGAACGGGTTTTAAGAGTCCTCAAGCAGTTGCTGTAGATTCTGCGGGTAATATTTATGTAGCCGATTATTTAAATCAGTCAATAAAAAAAATGGACGCATCAGGAGCGAATATTGTAACTTTAGGAGCAGGTAGAGTAGCTCAACCCAATGGAGTAGCTGTAGATTCTGAAGGAAATATTTACGCAGTGTCTGGCGGAATGTCTGGAATGGTGAAAATGGATGCAAACGGTCAGATTGTTTCAAATATTAATTCGGTTAAAAATCTTCCTGCTGTCGTTATAGATTCAAAAGATAATATTTATGTATCTAGCCCCAGGACAAAAACGGTAGAAAAACTTGTGTCTTCAACTACCTTGTCTACAACAGATAGCTTAACAGAGCCACAGGTTGGAATTTATCCCAATCCAGCGAAAGATTTTGTAACCATTTCTAATCTTAAAAAAGGGCAGGAGATAGTCATTTATGATGTTACAGGTAAATTGTTATACCGTACTACTGCTACACAAACCGTAATGACGCTGAATACAACTTTTTATAAAAATGGTTTGTATCTCGTAAAAATAGGAAATGAATCAATGAAGTTGATGATTTCTAAATAATAAAATAACAAATGATGAAAAAACTCGCCTTTTACTGAAAAGTAAAGGGCGTTTTTTTACCCCAAAGAATTATAAGAAGTAGATATTGCTCTTCAAGACTATAAAATTCTAATCTTTAATTTCTAAAATGTAATATCTGTCTTATCTTTGTGTAAAATCTGGGAGATTGAATTTTAAAAAATTAGCAGATAAACAAAACATCTTTTTATTGTTATTGCTCGTGATGGTAATAGCGGGAAAACTCATTCCTTACCAAGAATCTTACAATCAAATATTTAACCTAGAACAATTCATCGATTGGGGAATTGCGGGAATTTTCCTTTTGTACGGGCTAAAACTCAACTTGAGAGAAGTCCTGAAAGATGTTTCCAACTGGAATTTGCACCTTTTGGTTCAGGCGGGAACTTTCATTCTTTTTCCAGCATTGGTTTTGGTTTTTTATCCAATTTTTAAAGATTCGCTGTACTTCCAAAGTTGGCTTTCCGTATATTTTTTAGCGTGTTTGCCTTCTACGGTTTCTTCATCGGTAGTGATGGTTTCTATTGCCAAAGGAAATGTGACTTCGGCTATTTTTAATGCATCTATTTCTGGACTTATTGGCATTGTAATGACGCCTTTATTGATGGGGTTTTTCTTAAATGCTCAAGCTGCCGAAAGTCATCAGTCTGAAATAATCCAACAATTATTACTCAAAGTTCTTTTGCCGATTATCTTGGGAATTCTCCTCAATCCTATTTTAAAAAATTGGGTAACGAAATACAGTAAAATCATTGCAGAATTTGATCGATTGATTATTCTATTGATTGTCTACGAAAGCTTTTCTAAAGCATTTATTGAAAATATTTTTTCTACCGTTCCTTCATTGGTTTTTGTGGTGATTACTATCGCTGCGGTGGCGCTGTTTTTTATCGTTTATGAGATTTTAAATCGCATTTCGCACCGATTAGGTTTCAGCAGAGAAGATACTATTACCACCACTTTTTGTGGTTCTAAAAAATCTTTGGTTCATGGCAGTTTATTCGTGATGATTCTAGGAATCCCAGAAGAACAAAAAGTTCTTTTCCTATTGCCGATTATGATTTACCACAGTTTCCAATTGTTCTATGTAAGCGCTCTCGCCAATAAAATCGCAAAAAACAAAATTTAAAACCACCATAACCCTCATAACCCTCATAACCCTCATAACCACCATAACCTCTATAAATTTATAACATTCCTTAAATT contains the following coding sequences:
- a CDS encoding SAM hydrolase/SAM-dependent halogenase family protein; its protein translation is MPIITLTSDYGNLDHRVSAIKGSILQLNPDARIIDITHEIGAYNLIQTAYILRNAYAHFPKESVHIVSVDSFFHKDRKNLLLKMDGHYFITADNGLMSLTFFDQKPEAIYEITINNRFDDEVKFASVDIFVPVAAHLTKGGLPELIGRKIKQYKCTTFAKPYFNEPEKMLIGEVMYIDNFGNCVTNISKLFFDKTMVNFNNFEINIRNILLKNINRKYTDIVTDWEKENEYHGKASAIFNGQDLLEITIYKGTKNNGANSLFGLKVGDKVYLQFE
- a CDS encoding cold-shock protein — its product is MADSFSKKENFKKKIQKQKEKAQRREERKANNNKGKELEDMFSYVDEFGRITTTPPEKRQEVSLDDIQLGAAPIPEEETRKSGIITFLSEKGYGFITEDRSKENVFFHQNNAKELLKKGHKVSFEKERSAKGFSAINIELIK
- a CDS encoding cold-shock protein translates to MQEGTVKFYNETKGFGFITPNNGGDDIFVHSSGLSTRTIKENDKVVYQVTQGQKGLNATQVKLA
- a CDS encoding PhoH family protein codes for the protein MYEITYELRGIDTKIFYGVNNQYFNLLKSTFPTLKITGRDNFIFAMGNQETLDVLKQKLDDIVSYISTNNSIGLKDLENILKIKSEEEKQLVFDQDIIVKGVNGKVIKAKTTNLKKLVKECDKKDMVFAIGPAGTGKTYTSVALAVRALKDKEVKRIILTRPAVEAGESLGFLPGDLKEKLDPYLQPLYDALRDMIPFEKLEGYIERNIIEVAPLAFMRGRTLDEAFVILDEAQNTTHSQMKMFLTRMGMNAKFIITGDPSQVDLPPKQHSGLKEAMRILKGVHEIGFVHLTEEDVVRHPVVKKIILAYNSEEKRQREE
- a CDS encoding kelch repeat-containing protein; the protein is MIKGDFPENLSFYEYQYSINQKNYFVNSGGGVVLEYSDGHLKRIDHSFLHKNQFHASHFQYNNEMYLFGGYGLFTYKNILTKFDFSTKEWFLVGNKSKEKPFPGTDQYHILIGNHFYLFGGYREDEISFGPKPNNPNKLWKYNLKNYTWESIGIVNLKYNIPFYNGLGKNNFIADQKIYITDFGYSAIVDILNNKITYYKTKIPINNEKIIYNPKNKTLNYLTVKTATRQVEFTSIPLKDFFQNPIEVDKFYTNPIFYYSNWIYGGVFISFLSIVFWLKIKTKKKKKTRHKSITTEKNQLFYMTQKMIYFITMAQ
- a CDS encoding SBBP repeat-containing protein translates to MKQNYFLRLLKSLIISIFAFGTCVQFFGQTSTTIASNVDPYGIAVDSNGNVFFGDLTTFEVKKIDAITGVVTTFVSLGAYTYPYGLAVDSKGNVYVSLYTMIRKFNSDGVKVKDIGPVYSPYGLAVDGADNLYVANSGSNNVLKFPADGSASKTLGTGFKSPQAVAVDSAGNIYVADYLNQSIKKMDASGANIVTLGAGRVAQPNGVAVDSEGNIYAVSGGMSGMVKMDANGQIVSNINSVKNLPAVVIDSKDNIYVSSPRTKTVEKLVSSTTLSTTDSLTEPQVGIYPNPAKDFVTISNLKKGQEIVIYDVTGKLLYRTTATQTVMTLNTTFYKNGLYLVKIGNESMKLMISK
- the ffh gene encoding signal recognition particle protein yields the protein MFNSLQDKLDKALQNIQGRGKITEINVAETVKEIRRALVDADVNYKVAKDLTKRVQDKALGQNVLTSITPGQLMTKIVHDELVELMGTTQEGINLSDKPTIILIAGLQGSGKTTFSGKLANYLKQKRSKNPLLVACDVYRPAAIDQLTVLADQVGVTIYKEIENKNPVEISKNAIQFAKDNKHDVVIIDTAGRLAIDEAMMNEIRNVHQAVKPTETLFVVDAMTGQDAVNTALAFNHVLDYNGVVLTKLDGDTRGGAALTVRSVVHKPIKFISTGEKMEALDLFYPERMADRILGMGDVVSLVERAQEQFDEEEAKKLHKKIAKNEFGFDDFLTQINQIKKMGNMKDLMGMLPGVGKAIKDVDINDDAFKHIEAIIYSMTPEERRRPSVIDMNRKKRIAKGAGRKLEDVNALMKQFEQMGKMMKMMQGPQGKQLMQMMSKGMPSMPGMGGNLFGK
- a CDS encoding bile acid:sodium symporter family protein, producing the protein MVIAGKLIPYQESYNQIFNLEQFIDWGIAGIFLLYGLKLNLREVLKDVSNWNLHLLVQAGTFILFPALVLVFYPIFKDSLYFQSWLSVYFLACLPSTVSSSVVMVSIAKGNVTSAIFNASISGLIGIVMTPLLMGFFLNAQAAESHQSEIIQQLLLKVLLPIILGILLNPILKNWVTKYSKIIAEFDRLIILLIVYESFSKAFIENIFSTVPSLVFVVITIAAVALFFIVYEILNRISHRLGFSREDTITTTFCGSKKSLVHGSLFVMILGIPEEQKVLFLLPIMIYHSFQLFYVSALANKIAKNKI